A single window of Populus nigra chromosome 17, ddPopNigr1.1, whole genome shotgun sequence DNA harbors:
- the LOC133676521 gene encoding protein RETICULATA, chloroplastic-like yields MAAFPSSFSCSDLSRAVSLQDDGFVRGVTISKYLSVKEMVPRHSWRRRHVASSGSKQRLLVLVMSQSHSYSQGESPQSGAVTTTVVKNEGGNHSVVAGGDGEIRVLEIGSELKTDFGGTGGNGGNGKFPSNGGGGGGGGGGGGGGGEGEDKGEEEFGPIMKFEEVMKETEARGASLPPDMLEAAKTIGIRKVLLLRYLDLQGAGGLLGFAIKSCAMLRNRMLADPSFLFKIGTEIVIDSCCATFAEVQKRGKDFWAEFELYVADLLVGVVVNIALVGMLAPYVRIGQPSLSKGFLGRLQHAYGALPSSVFEAESPGCRFSVQQRIGTYFYKGVLYGSVGFACGIIGQGIANLIMTAKRSIKKSEEDIPVPPLLKSAALWGVFLAVSSNTRYQIINGLERLVEGSPMAKQVPPVAMAFTVGVRFANNIYGGMQFVDWARWSGVQ; encoded by the exons ATGGCGGCTTTTCCTTCGAGTTTTTCTTGTTCTGATTTATCAAGAGCTGTCAGTTTGCAAGACGATGGCTTTGTAAGGGGGGTGACCATCAGCAAGTATTTATCAGTAAAGGAGATGGTTCCTCGCCATAGTTGGAGGAGGAGACATGTCGCCTCTAGCGGCAGTAAACAGAGACTTCTTGTTCTAGTCATGTCGCAGTCACATTCATATTCACAAGGTGAGTCGCCGCAATCAGGTGCGGTCACGACCACAGTAGTGAAAAACGAGGGTGGCAATCACAGTGTTGTTGCAGGAGGAGACGGAGAAATTAGAGTTTTGGAGATTGGGAGTGAGTTGAAAACTGATTTTGGTGGGACCGGTGGTAATGGAGGAAATGGGAAGTTCCCAAGTAATGGTGGCGGTGGTGgtggcggaggaggaggaggcggcgGCGGCGGAGAAGGAGAGGATAAAGGAGAGGAAGAGTTTGGACCAATAATGAAGTTTGAAGAAGTGATGAAAGAGACTGAAGCGCGAGGGGCTAGTCTTCCTCCTGACATGTTAGAGGCTGCAAAGACTATTGGTATTCGCAAAGTGCTTCTACTTAGATATTTGGATTTGCAG gGGGCAGGAGGGCTTTTGGGATTTGCAATCAAGTCGTGTGCTATGCTGCGAAACAGAATGCTGGCTGatccatcttttctttttaaaattggaACGGAG ATAGTAATTGATTCTTGCTGTGCTACATTTGCGGAAGTTCAAAAGAGGGGCAAAGACTTCTGGGCAGAGTTTGAATTGTATGTTGCAGATCTTTTAGTGGGCGTAGTGGTTAACATTGCTTTGGTTGGCATGTTGGCACCATATGTACGTATTGGGCAGCCATCTCTATCTAAAGGTTTCCTTGGACGACTGCAACATGCATATGGAGCTCTTCCTAGTAG TGTGTTTGAAGCTGAAAGCCCAGGATGTAGATTTTCTGTTCAGCAGAGAATTGGTACATACTTCTATAAG GGTGTCCTGTATGGATCGGTTGGATTTGCATGTGGTATTATCGGGCAAGGCATTGCAAATCTCATTATGACTGCAAAACG GAGCATAAAGAAATCAGAAGAAGACATACCAGTGCCACCCCTTTTGAAGAGTGCAGCTCTTTGGG GTGTTTTTCTTGCAGTTTCATCCAACACGCGCTACCAAATTATCAATGGACTAGAACGCCTGGTAGAAGGATCACCCATGGCAAAGCAGGTTCCACCAGTTGCAATGGCATTCACAGTTGGTGTGCGATTTGCCAACAATATCTATGGTGGAATGCAGTTTGTGGACTGGGCTAGATGGAGTGGGGTTCAATAA